aaaattcaataattggAGATTATAGCATTGGTAAGTTTGAAGTGTCTAAAATATGATGGATTATTAAAGTATCGactttttgaagaaaaaaattcaagttataacaaaacgataatgaCACCACTCAATTAGTCACATCAACTTGTTATTTGGTAGTAACACTGGCTCAAATCAACAGTCTCAACTGCACAAAGCATTTAAATCTGATTACTATTTCCTTTGATGGATCTAACCACTCACTCAATTAATCACGTCAACTTGTTCTTTGGTAAATTGATTACAATAATTGCAGATTGTATCAATTCTTCCAACTGCAGGTCGCATAACATCGAATCAACGGATCCTAATTCATTTGATGCTATTATGACTTAGTGAGATGGTTGAGCCTATTTCCTAAACCGGAGAAATAATGAATATCAATATACAGGTATTGAATATAGTTTCAAATTTCATGATtcaaaaattagataaaaaaataagcctaaaataaaataaaaatacaggtattgaattttacaattcgaataacaaattggtgtaaatacctTTTGGTCTTtgtcaagtttgaaaatgagcaaattggtcactctctcaacaaaaattacaaaataattcaaaataattttagattttaaaatatttataaaattccaaaatttatatttttaaaagtttataaaaatttcaaaaaagctaatgtttaattttttaatttaactcgaacaatttctctcgattcaactcgactcaaattttatttcactcgactcgattcaaaaaaatttcaaattaaattaggatgataaaataaaactcatcAACTCGAATTTCTTTCACTCAATTTCGACTCAATTCAATTGGACGCTCACatctaaacataaaaaatgaacaattaaaagtcaaattaaataaaaaattaaaattaataaaaataaataataaaaatatattgattaagCGTATTATTAAAACCAAGaaggaaacaaaaaaagagaaaatttcccCTAAAGGGACGGCTTTTGAAAAGATTATAGTAGGCCGGTAAGTTTTCTAATCTTTTAAGTAGGTAGAGTTTTTGTCTCTTTAGTTGTTAAGTTTCTCTATACAAGAACGTTCGTGGTTTCTTCCCAAAgcattcatttattattttaatttgtcagATTTTCTAGGTAGGTTGGAGTTTCTATGTCATGCATGCTTTCCAAAtgtttttcaataaataaaatcaatatttattcagaaaaaaatgggtaaaaattttcgtttgtttcaagttatattttaattatttatatttgaaatattttggtcatttatgttatcgttttgttatgaAATGACCATCCTGCCGTTAAGATTTATTACCTCTCAAATAACAATCTGATGTAGCAGTTAAAATGGGTTTACATGCCAACATGAATGTCAAAAAAacaatagttaaatattaatatcGGCAtgtaaaactcattttaattatCACGTCAAAGTGACCTTTTCAtagcaaaacaataataaaatgattaaaacttaaaatttcaaatataaataaataaaatataacttgaaataaataaaagtatctattttaataatttaaccggaaaaaagtaatagaatataatttatttgtgtataaactattgtttttttttgggggaTCAGTTCAAcataaaaaagataatttaattgGTTCAATCATGCATATAATACgcaaattatataatatataaacaatattGCTCAAATATTTGACTCGATTCCCAGCAATTCAACAACCAAATAAAGCCAAGGTGTGAATCAAAAGTAGACAAAGCAAAATAGGTTTTTACCTTCCATTTGAGCAAccgatatatgtatatatataaacacaacATTGCATCAATATTCAACAACCCTGCTAATCCAATCAAAATATACTTTACCCTCTTCCTCTCTAGCAACCCAATAAAAGAAATGGAACAATCAACAGTTCGAATCATCTCAGAATGTTATGTTACACCACCACATGTTTCTGATCAATCAAAACAGCCTTACTATTTGACAACATGGGATCTTGTTATGTTGTCTGTACAGTACATCCAAAAGGGTCTTCTCTATACCAAACCAGAGAATAGTTGTGAAGAAAACTTGATCAACAATGTCTTGGACCGGCTCAAGCAATCCCTTTCCATTGCCCTCGTTCATTTCTATCCCTTATCAGGTCGGCTCGTAACGAAAATAGAAGAAAACCCAAAGTCTCATTTCGTGTTTGTGGATTGTAATAGCAGCCCAGGAGCCAAATTTATACATGCAGCTGTTGATTTATCTGTGTCCGACATTGTTTCACCTACATATGTTCCGTTGGTTGTTCAATCGTTCTTCGATCATGATCGAGCAATCAACTATGATGGTCACACCAGGCCTTTGTTATCGATTCAGGTCACCGAACTGGTAGATGGAGTGTTCATAGGTTGTTCAATGAACCATGTTCTTGGTGATGGAGCTACCTTTTGGCATTTCTTCAATGCATTATCCGAAATATTTCAAGCTCAAGGAGATACTAAAATGAAAATCTCACGTCCGCCAGTGCTAGAGAAATGGTTTCCAGAGGGTCATGGTCCATTACTTAACCTTCCTTTCACCAACCAAGATGAGTTCATCACTAGATTTGAAGCACCCGAGCTTTTAGAGAGAATGTTCCATTTCTCAGCAAAATCCATTGCAAAGCTCAAAGAAAGGGCTAACACAGAATCCAACACCATCGAAATCTCCTCCTTTCAATCTTTATCTGCATTTGTATGGCGAACTATAACAAAGGCACGTCGTTTCCCAAACGAAACAGTCACTGGTTGTAGGTTAGCTATAAACAATAGGTCAAGGCTAGAACCAGCTTTGCCCCTAGATTACTTTGGAAACTCAATTCAATCTGTTAGAGCAGTGACCACAGCTGGTGAACTGCTCCACCATAATCTCGGTTGGGCTGCTTGGAAACTACACCAAGCTGTGGTTAACCATACAGATAAACAAGTGCGTGGTTTCGTCAATGGTTGGCTTGATTCACCCTTTATTTACAAGATTGCTCAGCTTTTTGACCCACAAAGTGTGATGTTTGGAAGCTCGCCGAGGTTCAACATGTATGAAAATGAGTTTGGGTTAGGGAAAGCATTGATGCTTCGAAGCGGATATGCCCATAAGTTTGATGGGAAAGTTTCGTCGTATCCAGGACGTGAAGGTGGTGGAAGTGTTGACTTGGAAATTTGCCTTCCGCCATCTTCAATGAAAGCTCTTGAATTAGATGAAGAGTTCATGAGTGTTGTTTCTTCTGGTGGAATTgatatttgataataaaatatattgtgGGTGGAATGGATAGAAAAATTAGCTTTTGATAATAATTAGCTTTAATTTTCATGATTTGACAAAAACCAAATAATTATTCCTTCTAACAACCACCACTAAATTTGGATTGCTTTAACTATGATTttagtatttctataatttcatttcacattatttaattctatatttttataatgttgttagaatgttgaaattgataattcatttaGTTTCTATCATTAaagtgaattttttataaaaaattgtaaaatatttgttattagTTGAACAtgattgattgaatttttatatgcttttattatattattgagtAAAAATATCAATGTCATAATTACTTTAACAATAATCACTAGTGATATcatcgtttttttttttgctacttGTATCATCAATTTGAACATGCTAATAACATTCTTAAAATAACTGGTAAGTTTGGTTATAGTGATCAAGGAAACGCCTTTAGCCACCAGCCTTCCATGTGTAAAATAACTGCAGAAATGCCCCATAACTAACCCTAACCGAGCGAACAACCCTAAAACACGCATAGACAATTTAACTCATCGGTTGCCTTGCGAATTAGAAAGACGCAACTCGAATTAATGGTCTCAACCGCATAGATCGTTTAAACTCGATTGCTATTTCCCTTGACAGATCTAATCACTCACTCAATTAGTCACGCCAACTTGTTATTTGGTAGATGATTACAACAATTATGGATGCATCAGTTCTTCCAACTGTACATTGCACAATATCTAATCAACGAGTCTTTTTTTACTTGATGCTATTATGACTTTGTGAGAAAACTGAGCCTATCTCCTAAAGCGAAAAAATAACGAATTTCAAAATGAAGGATTTTAGTATGGTTTCGAATCTCATGGTTcaaatactaaataaaaaatcagcCTAAAATTAGGTTTCTCTACACAAGAAAGTTAGTTGTTTTTTTCCCAAAACCATTCATTTattaggctttttttttttataaagatcGATAGTCAGGGGTGTCAAAAAGTGTATTTACGAGACTCCGTTCCTATAAACTGGacctgtaaatatttttattaaatatttatgaagttagtTTAGAGacgaattaaattttggataagtaattttcatgaaattaggAGTTATTAAGGTACAGAGACTAAATCGCGTAGGTGTTGAAAGttgatttataaattgaagTAAATATGATGGACTAAGGTagcaaataaaccatttttaaatggtgagcGCTGGCCGGTTAAGGCTTAATGGAATTGcatgtgtatattatatatatataagttaaccttaatgtatgtatattataatatgaagaagaaataaaatgagatcataataaaagatataataaagaAGGTAGAAAGAGATTATTGCACGcaaatcaaagaaagaaaagaaaaaaaacaacacGCACGGTTTAGGGGTTTGGAGTTCAAATCTAAATTGGTTagtgtaatttaattttttcgtgtaatttagtatttttttataacttttatgtttttagaattttggtaCTTAGAGCTACTCGActcatattgtaatttttagtattgtttaaGATTGATGATGTTATCATTGTTGATTAGTTTAAGCTTTAAGGATTttattgatagatttttaagttagaagtgaaaaaggactaaattgtggagtaaattattaattttgagcaatatggactaaattgtgaaaattttaaaattaagggtgtaattgaaaataatgaactAAATTTATCTTGGAgtgaaatttgtataaaaatttgaggttaaatatggatattaaatttagtctcagtttaggaactaaattgaggattaaacaaaatatagtagaaaaattgatttttttgtgaattgagtggtatgttattaattaattgtaattattttattccgtAGCAAACGTCGTTTCAGAATCCTCGAGTAAGAAGGGTAAAAGACAAGGTCTACGTCGAGTAACTTGGAATATAcgatttgtgtttctataatccaaatttaGTTATAAACTATTGCATATTGAGTTGTTATGTATGGTAAGCATGTGAGGTGAGTACTCTTGTACTTTGGGTTGAATTGAATCCATGGTTAATTGGAATTGACTAATTTTGCATATTATGAAATGTGTTGCTTATGTGAATATATATGAGATTGGGACATTAGATGTatttaaaagtgaaatgaaaccctattaactgtttcGGGCTCGGAtataaatggcatgccataggatagaaagagtttagggatttcttcgaccttgagtcgatgaggcactaggtgccaatttgcttcggtttaatcgatgagacactgggtgtcaacttatATAGCGTGGGGCGCAGTTTTTATCcaatgaggcactaggtgccaaactggtgtgttagTTGAATATATGTATCCATCCGAGTTCGAGTCCGAGTCTaagttgtgttaataggggaaattaaataataaatttatgtgttgATATTGAGATGacaaagatgagaaatgaatatgggatgagaaatgaaatgatgaaatgagatgtgaattttgaaatgaattcaaGTATTGATCAAAGAGATGAATCATGCCATTGCATGAGTTGAAATATGCAAATGTCATTGTCAAGTACCAAAACATGTGGAATCTAGTGGATGTGAGTAAAGAATGAgcaaa
This genomic stretch from Gossypium raimondii isolate GPD5lz chromosome 6, ASM2569854v1, whole genome shotgun sequence harbors:
- the LOC105774857 gene encoding protein ENHANCED PSEUDOMONAS SUSCEPTIBILITY 1; amino-acid sequence: MEQSTVRIISECYVTPPHVSDQSKQPYYLTTWDLVMLSVQYIQKGLLYTKPENSCEENLINNVLDRLKQSLSIALVHFYPLSGRLVTKIEENPKSHFVFVDCNSSPGAKFIHAAVDLSVSDIVSPTYVPLVVQSFFDHDRAINYDGHTRPLLSIQVTELVDGVFIGCSMNHVLGDGATFWHFFNALSEIFQAQGDTKMKISRPPVLEKWFPEGHGPLLNLPFTNQDEFITRFEAPELLERMFHFSAKSIAKLKERANTESNTIEISSFQSLSAFVWRTITKARRFPNETVTGCRLAINNRSRLEPALPLDYFGNSIQSVRAVTTAGELLHHNLGWAAWKLHQAVVNHTDKQVRGFVNGWLDSPFIYKIAQLFDPQSVMFGSSPRFNMYENEFGLGKALMLRSGYAHKFDGKVSSYPGREGGGSVDLEICLPPSSMKALELDEEFMSVVSSGGIDI